A region from the Leguminivora glycinivorella isolate SPB_JAAS2020 chromosome 3, LegGlyc_1.1, whole genome shotgun sequence genome encodes:
- the LOC125224595 gene encoding uncharacterized protein LOC125224595: protein MGADAARPPSPPSGPAGVTEGLSVAGAQPMGAATANSTLRYGLTVETPRSPSYDTTLLWRRDLAKRLRRRSRPTPIPARHPKAAVIDRTTEKRKSLQETTKEVNKPIIKAQSVRSHASSRTVIEAQLSQAELEASERLAEISRRELQLEADMVRKRLDARKLQIRANADSADEHESAGSVRNSNQDRLDEWLENSRDATSKPICKRLTDEPLPKYETPRRPAQAERHIRGLSPDRQVLPVTVSGPKGTAHIFAFLDDGSTLSMIDQDVADEIGAVGQDEPLCIRGIQRLKLSSVTQTVKAKVSPARGGLTYDISLKTVDGLGIRSQSLNKKRLLEYEHLADLGDECYTGMGVPQMLIGGDFSHLINPTEVRQGGEDEPCAVKTSLGWVFFGRMPRYVPNNEQVVMHCHSDDSDLVEQVKKHWAVEALGITAKDNIRPDDQRAIDTFERTVKKVGQRYEVGQLWAADDIKLPPSFNMAKARLRNLEARMSRDPDFANEYQAQIHKLLEKGYAERIMEPPQSDRMWFLPHFSVYNLNKGKYRAVFDCAAKSQGCALNDFILAGPDLLQSLLGILLRFREWEFAVTADIQEMFLQIQLRREDRHSQLFIWRGSRRDVTPWTYQLNRVCFGNISSPFLAHSVRNRNATDNKDRYPDAVYDIHNNHYMDDYVASYETERELISTATQVRLAHAEASFRLRSYASNSELLMRNIDPEERATGPSHLGEKQQTVLGMTWDPETDTLGYNTKMLRVPDDVKRYERSPTKRELLSAVMSVYDPLGLIAQYMISAKIIFQRVWTKGTDWDERLPAEEAEDLFRWLRALSDVSALRIPRRYATPTGAVRRELHIFSDASTEAYSAAAYWRVSNDEEETQVSLAIAKSRVCPLKVMTVPRLELTAAVVGVRLAETILREQRYPVTKVTYWTDSMVVLGWVRDDARNYRPYVSHRLAEIAEKTDRDAWRYVPTAQNPADRATRCQPAQSVRIEDEWYEGPRFLYGPETSWPSHTSNRTDDLPERKARPSTDTSLAIISAKPDPSSVLPDVRRFSSYDRLLNATANVLLFIEKMRTKNKALQLQVRHLRKAEHMWLQYSQRRSFPEELRALSQNRLIDRKSRLYDLAPELGDDGVLRMKTRLGSAPVLYTALQPIILDGREPFTRLLILRAHRRSAHIHNEAVINELRQEYWILHLRPTVKSVARNCALCTLRRATPRAQPLGDLPPERLQAYQRPFTHTAQDYMGPMFVTIGRRREKRWVCLYTCLVTRAIHLESVHSLSTDSALLSLRRFAARRGWPRTMYSDNATCFRAAATELREAYRQWLPVLQTYATQNRMEWKFIPPGNPSAGGAWERMIRTVKIAMSYTFNERAPKPEVFETLLAEIENIVNRRPLTHVNVDPDSEERIRSSQIGVYDENEKKQWKMAQALADHFWRRWTKEYFPLLAPRKSSHDGGRQLQPGDVVIVAEPNGPRSVWPRGVVETTYPGPDGRVRSADIRTRHGTLRRPSCRLAVIASQPMHQESSTAGTKC, encoded by the exons atgggcgccgacgcggcgcgccCTCCCTCACCTCCCTCCGGACCCGCTGGCGTAACGGAAGGGCTTAGCGTCGCCGGCGCGCAACCGATGGGCGCGGCGACAGCTAACAGCACGCTCAGGTATGGATTAACCGTAGAGACACCGAGGTCACCGTCCTACGACACGACATTGCTATGGCGAAGGGATTTAGCCAAGCGGTTACGGCGTCGTTCCAGACCCACGCCGATCCCAGCTAGACATCCCAAGGCTGCCGTCATAGACAGAACTACCGAGAAACGAAAGTCGCTGCAGGAAACTACCAAGGAGGTAAATAAACCAATTATTAAAGCTCAGTCCGTCAGATCACATGCGAGCAGTCGCACTGTGATAGAAGCGCAGCTGTCTCAGGCGGAGCTCGAGGCCAGCGAACGGCTAGCGGAGATATCCCGGAGGGAGTTGCAGCTAGAAGCGGACATGGTACGTAAACGGCTAGACGCCAGAAAACTGCAGATCCGCGCTAATGCGGATAGCGCAGACGAGCACGAATCTGCTGGTAGCGTGCGGAATTCGAATCAAGATCGATTAGACGAATGGCTAGAGAACTCGCGAGACGCGACGTCAAAACCCATTTGTAAGAGGTTAACCGACGAACCTCTACCCAAGTACGAGACTCCGAGACGACCTGCGCAGGCGGAGCGGCATATTCGAGGCCTCTCACCGGACCGCCAG gtactacccgtaaCCGTATCAGGTCCAAAGGGAACGGCGCATATCTTCGCTTTCCTTGACGATGGATCCACCTTGTCAATGATCGACCAGGACGTCGCGGACGAGATCGGCGCGGTCGGTCAAGACGAGCCGCTATGCATAAGAGGTATTCAGCGGTTGAAACTTAGCTCAGTGACACAGACGGTCAAGGCTAAAGTAAGCCCCGCTCGTGGCGGCTTGACATACGATATATCCCTAAAAACGGTAGACGGACTAGGGATACGCTCGCAGTCATTAAATAAGAAGCGTCTATTGGAATACGAACATCTGGCGGACTTGGGCGACGAGTGCTACACGGGCATGGGCGTGCCGCAGATGTTAATAGGCGGAGACTTCAGTCATCTTATAAACCCAACGGAGGTGAGGCAGGGCGGCGAGGACGAGCCGTGCGCAGTTAAAACCTCGTTAGGATGGGTTTTCTTCGGGCGAATGCCGAGGTATGTACCAAATAACGAGCAGGTCGTGATGCACTGCCACAGTGACGACAGTGATCTCGTGGAGCAGGTCAAGAAACACTGGGCAGTCGAGGCGCTTGGCATAACGGCAAAGGACAACATTCGACCCGACGACCAGCGAGCGATCGATACATTCGAACGAACAGTAAAAAAGGTAGGACAGAGATACGAAGTCGGCCAACTATGGGCTGCCGACGACATAAAGCTGCCACCGAGTTTCAACATGGCGAAGGCGAGATTACGCAATCTAGAAGCCCGCATGTCGAGAGATCCTGACTTCGCCAACGAGTATCAAGCACAGATACACAAGCTTCTGGAAAAGGGGTACGCAGAGCGCATCATGGAACCACCGCAGTCAGATCGGATGTGGTTTCTGCCCCATTTCAGCGTCTACAATCTAAATAAAGGAAAGTATCGCGCTGTATTCGATTGCGCCGCGAAAAGTCAGGGATGTGCATTGAACGATTTCATCCTCGCGGGACCGGATTTACTACAGAGCCTGCTGGGGATACTACTTCGATTCCGTGAGTGGGAATTCGCCGTCACCGCGGACATACAGGAAATGTTCCTTCAAATACAGCTGCGAAGAGAGGATCGGCATAGTCAGCTCTTCATCTGGAGGGGATCGCGGCGTGACGTGACACCGTGGACGTACCAGCTAAACCGGGTATGTTTCGGTAACATCTCTTCTCCTTTTCTCGCACACTCGGTGCGGAATAGGAATGCGACGGACAACAAGGATCGCTATCCGGACGCGGTCTACGATATCCATAACAATCACTACATGGACGATTATGTGGCATCATATGAGACAGAACGGGAACTCATATCAACAGCGACACAGGTGAGACTAGCACACGCGGAGGCTAGCTTTCGGCTGCGCAGCTACGCTAGCAACAGCGAGTTGTTAATGCGAAACATCGATCCGGAGGAGCGAGCGACGGGACCTTCTCATCTCGGAGAAAAGCAACAGACCGTCCTCGGAATGACGTGGGACCCAGAGACGGATACGCTGGGGTACAACACGAAAATGCTACGAGTGCCAGACGACGTGAAAAGGTACGAGCGATCGCCCACTAAAAGGGAACTTTTGAGTGCCGTAATGTCAGTTTACGACCCATTAGGCCTCATAGCGCAGTATATGATAAGCGCTAAGATCATATTCCAACGTGTGTGGACAAAGGGCACGGACTGGGACGAGCGGCTGCCGGCGGAGGAAGCGGAGGACCTTTTCCGGTGGCTGAGGGCACTGAGCGACGTGTCCGCGCTGCGAATACCCCGACGATACGCCACGCCCACCGGTGCAGTTAGAAGAGAACTGCATATTTTCAGTGATGCATCGACCGAGGCCTACAGCGCGGCGGCCTATTGGCGAGTGTCGAACGACGAGGAGGAAACGCAAGTGAGCTTAGCTATAGCGAAAAGCCGAGTTTGCCCGCTAAAGGTAATGACAGTTCCCAGGCTCGAATTAACCGCAGCAGTCGTCGGCGTGCGGCTGGCGGAGACAATTTTACGCGAGCAGCGTTATCCTGTGACAAAGGTGACGTATTGGACAGATTCCATGGTTGTTCTCGGATGGGTTCGCGATGACGCGCGAAACTATCGTCCGTACGTGTCACACCGACTTGCGGAGATCGCCGAGAAAACAGATAgagacgcgtggaggtatgtacCAACCGCTCAGAACCCCGCAGATCGAGCGACGAGATGTCAACCAGCGCAGAGCGTGCGCATCGAGGACGAGTGGTACGAAGGACCGCGCTTTCTCTATGGACCCGAGACATCATGGCCTAGTCACACATCGAATCGAACAGACGACCTGCCTGAGAGGAAGGCGAGGCCGTCAACCGACACATCACTGGCGATCATCTCAGCGAAGCCAGACCCTTCGAGCGTACTGCCAGACGTGAGACGATTTAGCAGTTACGACAGACTGTTGAACGCGACAGCGAACGTCTTGCTATTCATCGAGAAAATGAGAACGAAGAATAAAGCCTTGCAGCTACAAGTCAGACATTTGAgaaaggcagaacacatgtgGTTGCAATACAGTCAACGACGAAGCTTTCCCGAAGAGCTTCGAGCCTTAAGCCAGAATAGGCTCATCGATCGCAAATCGCGATTATACGACCTGGCACCCGAGCTAGGCGATGACGGCGTGTTACGCATGAAGACGAGGCTGGGCAGCGCTCCAGTATTGTACACCGCGCTACAACCGATAATACTGGATGGCCGCGAGCCGTTCACCCGTCTACTCATCCTGCGAGCTCACCGACGATCAGCGCACATTCACAACGAAGCAGTAATCAACGAACTGCGACAAGAATATTGGATACTACATCTGCGGCCGACCGTGAAGTCTGTAGCTCGAAACTGCGCGCTATGCACACTACGACGAGCAACACCGAGGGCGCAGCCCTTAGGCGATCTCCCGCCCGAGCGACTACAGGCGTATCAACGTCCCTTCACTCACACCGCACAAGACTACATGGGACCGATGTTCGTCACGATCGGACGGCGCAGAGAAAAACGCTGGGTGTGTCTATACACGTGCCTAGTGACGCGCGCTATTCACCTTGAAAGCGTGCACAGTCTTTCAACCGACAGCGCGCTACTATCACTACGAAGATTCGCCGCGAGAAGAGGATGGCCCAGGACGATGTACAGCGATAACGCGACGTGCTTCAGGGCGGCGGCGACGGAACTACGTGAGGCGTACCGGCAATGGCTGCCTGTACTGCAAACTTACGCCACTCAGAACCGAATGGAGTGGAAATTCATCCCACCTGGCAATCCTTCGGCCGGGGGCGCGTGGGAGCGAATGATAAGGACAGTTAAGATAGCGATGTCCTACACTTTCAACGAACGAGCACCGAAACCCGAAGTTTTCGAAACTCTACTCGCCGAGATAGAGAATATCGTCAACCGACGACCACTTACACATGTCAACGTCGATCCAGACTCCGAAGAAA GGATACGCTCGTCTCAGATTGGCGTTTACGACGAGAACGAGAAGAAGCAATGGAAGATGGCCCAAGCGCTTGCCGACCACTTTTGGCGGCGCTGGACCAAAGAGTACTTTCCTCTACTGGCACCGAGGAAGTCGTCCCACGACGGAGGGCGGCAACTTCAACCAGGCGATGTGGTCATCGTCGCTGAACCCAATGGTCCACGCAGCGTGTGGCCCCGAGGCGTCGTCGAGACTACCTACCCGGGACCCGATGGACGGGTCCGCTCCGCTGACATCAGAACGAGACACGGGACGCTACGCAGGCCCAGCTGCAGGCTGGCGGTCATCGCGTCGCAACCCATGCACCAGGAGTCTTCGACTGCGGGGACAAaatgttag